The DNA window CTGAGGGACCTCAATACATGAAAAACGCAGAGATAGCCGCCATGACCTCGTCGTATTTGTGCATGTGGCCCGTGCGCAGGAATTCCCCTATCCTCTCCGCATGGCCTTCGCCCACGCCGGGAATGTCCTTTAACCTGTCCTGTCGCGCCATATCTTCTATGTTATCGGTAAGGTCGCCGATTACCCGGGCCACCTTGCGGTAGGAGTTGATGCGGAAGCGGTTCTCGTCCCTGAGTTCCAGGACATCTGCTATCTTCTCGAACATGGCGGCTATCTCTGCGTTTTTCATGTATTGAGGTCCCTCAGTAGGGGCACGGCATGCCGTGCCCCTACTACTACGCGATTATATCAGGCCAGAATTTAAGGTGTCAACGCAGAAGGGGGTTTTTTGCGGGTATAAACCATAACCCGGACGGGTTCCGTATGATGAGAGAGGTTTTGGGGGGAGACCTACTCTACGCGGAGGGCGACGTTATTGCCATTGCCGCGCACGTCCGCAGGCTGCATGTACCTTATGTCCACGTTAATTTTTTTTGCCTTCGCTTTTTCAATGGCCCCCATGTAGTAAGGGATCATAATGGCTGCCATCAGGGGTATACCGTAAAGGATGCTCGTGCCGGCCGTTGCCACTCCCACGATCGCAAGCCCCTTGCCGCGCAGGCGTTCAGGGTCTTTGCTCACCTGGTGAATTGCGATAGAGCCGAGGACCAGGGCGGCGATGGCGCAGGGCACAAGAATGGGCATTACAATACTTATTATCCCCAGGATGAACGCCACGAGGGCAAACTTGTGTCTCCTCTTCGGAAAATTTCCCGATGCGCTTCCCGTTTCTTCGTCAGGCATATGAGACTACCCCACCGTCGTCATTTTTAAACGACGTCTCAACGATTTCTTTCGCCGCGTTGTAAAAAAAGAAATTGTTAATAAGCATGATAACCGACCCCGCAAGGCCTGACAGGTCAAGAAGGGTTCTTATAGCCGTATTGGTTGGCGTAACCGGATTAAACGGGGCGAAAAGACCCGCGACGAACAGCGCGCACCCGATTGTGACCAGTTTTACGGGGACCTTCCTGCGCCTCGTCATGTGGTTCAGGTGTTTTGCGACGTTGGTTAACATTACGAACGTCCAGTATAAGCCAAAAAACGGGATAAACCAATACCCTACCGCCCTGCCGGGGGTAGGTTTTTTTATCTTAAGGTCGCTGGGCTGTGCCAGTGTCCACAGCTGATACACGAATATTGCCTCAAGGGCAAACCAGCCTATCCGGGCGGGGAGGGAATATATAAGCGCGTCGGGGACCAGGGGTATGTTAAGGACGCCGGCACATGCAATCTGGATGAATACGACCACCATCGGAGCCAGCACAATCACGGGATGCAGCGGAAGTTTTTTTATATCGTTGTTTCCACGTAACGGGTGTTTGTAATCTGTGGGCACGCAAAATAAGTGGGCCGGGTGAGCGTTGGCGTAAACGGCGCAAACTATATACGGGTAATTTTAGAGTTTTTTTAGACCTCTGGCACGACAGGCTCTGCAACGGGCTGTTCTACGTGATGGCGATGCGGCCCGCAGATCTCTTTAGCGGCCCCGTAAAAGTAGAAGTTGATAATCAGAAAAATCACCACGCCCGCAAAACTCAGGAGGTCGGAAAAACCGCTTAAAAATCTTTGGCCCGGCGTCGTCGCATTGAGCGGACCGAAAAAGCTGGCGATAAAGAGCCCGCACCCGACTATGACTAACAGCACGGGGGTCTTCTGCTGTCTCGTCAGGTGGTTGAGGTGCAGCGCGAGATTTCTCCATAGAATAAATATCCAGTAGAAACTGAAAAACGGGATGAACCAATAACAGATTGCCTTAGTGGGGGTTGGTTTTTTTCTGTTCAGGTCGCTGGGCTGAGCCAAAACCCATAACTGGTACAGGAATATCGTCTGAAGAACGACCCAGCCGATAGCCGCGGGAATACTCCAGAGAAACAGTATAGGAAAGAACGGCAGGTTGATAGCGCCGCCGACGGTTCCGATGAGGAACGCGACACCAATCGGCGCCACGATAAACGCAGGATGTAGTGGAAGCTTTTTCATGCTGTTCTCTATGCTACCCCCGATGCCGTCCTCTGCGTCCGGCGGGTTCCACCTGCCGGGAGGCTGAAAAAGGGTGAACTTGGAATTCCCCCTCTGGCCAAAAAAAGTTTACATGGCTCCTTAACCCTCGTCAAGGACAAAAGGCCGCCGCAAGACGTCCGTAAGGGGTCTTTGCCCTTGCTGAATATGGTACGCGTCTGTAAAATAGCCCAACACACACGGCTTCTGAAAGGAAAGGGGAGATTCGGCATGTCACGCATAGGGATAATCGGCGGCAGCGGTCTTTATGACATAGAGGGAATAAAGGACGTCGAGAAGGTGGATGTTGATACACCCTTCGGCAAGCCGTCCGGCAGCTTTACCACGGGGAAGCTGGCGGGGCGGGATGTGGTCTTCCTGCCCAGGCACGGCAGCGGCCACACCATAATGCCCTCAGAACTCCCTTTCAGGGCGAACGTCTACGCCATGAAGAAGCTGGGTGTGGAGCAGATAATCGCGGTCAGCGCGGTCGGAAGCCTGAAGGAGGAGATAAGGCCGCTTGACATCATGATACCGGACCAGTTCTTTGACCGCACCAAGGCGCGTGAAAACACGTTCTTCGGCGGCGGCATAGTGGCCCACGTGGGTTTCGCGGACCCGTTATGCGGCGCGATGGGCGACGCACTGCACAGGGCCGCGCAACAGGTAGGGGCCCGCGTGCACAGGGGCGGTATCTACGTCTGCATGGAAGGCCCGCATTTCTCTACCCGCGCGGAATCAGAGACCTACAGGAGACTGGGGGCCTCCGTCATAGGCATGACCAACCTGCAGGAGGCGAAACTGGCCAGAGAGGCGGAGATATGTTACGCCACGCTCGCGCTCTTGACCGACTATGACTGCTGGCGCGTGGGCGAGGAAGACGTCACCGTGGAGATGATAGTCGCGAACCTTATGAAGAACGTGGAGACCGCGAAGAAGATAATCAAGGTGGGCATACCCGAACTCCCCAGCGCGAGGAAGTGCCCCTGCGCCACGGCGCTAAAGGACGCGATAATCACAAGACCCGACGCCATCCCTGAAAAGAGAAAGAAGGAGCTTGAACTGATTATCGGGAAATACGTAAAGTAAATATAGTCCTTCACAAAATTACATACAAACGTCATTCTTCGTTTCACTAAGAATGACATAAGAATTAATAGAGATACACGCAGTCATGGAGATTCTGAGGGAACTTATAGGGATTATAAAAGACAGTGGCGTCATAGATGAGCTTAAGCCCCGCCCGGCTGACGTGCGTGTGGGGGTATTTTACACGGGCGTCAAGCTGAGCACGGGGCACGCGGGAATCGCCTACACGCCGATACACGACCTGCCCGATGCCGTATGCTGTCCCAGGTCCCACGCGAAGATGCCCCAGGCGGGGGAATTACTAGACCAGGACATAGACACGCTCATAAATTATTCCCTCGAGGAAAAGAGCCCGCTCAAGGCCGCGATAGGCGTGGCCGCCCTGAACGCACTCTCGGCCATACTGCTTGAGAAAGAGGAATGTCCCTACAAGGTAGCCGCGCTGGGCAACGCACTAGATATGGTTAAGATAAACAAGAACGACACGGTGGGGATGATAGGCGCGTTCCCGCCATTTATCAAGCAGCTTAAAGGGGCCTGTAAAAAACTCCATGTCTTCGAAAAAAACCCCTGGCTAAAGCGGGAGGAGGGGGTGGAGTTGCAGCCTGAGACGCTTGAGAAGGAAGTCCTGCCGGGGTGCGACGTACTGATAATCACCGGCGTTACCATAGTAAACCACACGCTTGGGCCTATTCTTGAGTGCGGCAAGGGGGCACGGGAGGTGGTGCTTGTGGGGCCGACGGCCAGTCTCTACCCTGAGCCGTTTTTCAGGCGCGGCGTCACCATAATGGGCGGCATCCGCGTCACCGACGCCGACCGGGTAATGAACGTACTGACCGAAGGCGGCTCCGGGTATGATTTATTTGAGAAATCCGCCGACAGGGTAATTATTAAAAAAAGTCCCGTAGCTGCTTACTAGTGTAGCGCACTTTAAGAATGCTAGCTATCCACACCAGAAGCATACATACCCCCAGTGAGACCTCCTTAAATCAACGACCATAAAGGTCGTTGTCTACCAGAAACATTTGAAATTAACGGTAGACAACGAGGTTTTACCTCGTTGAACAGATACCAAAAAGGGCTTCGGGCTAAGGCACAAGGACGGATAATGCGGCGGGGACTACGGTGAATTTTTGTGGCAGCTTGCCGGCTAAATCACCGTCTATCTGATAGGTAATCTGTTTCGTCTTTCCGGCGGGTTTCACCACCACCTCTTTGCCCCGCACGTACGTGGTGTCATAAAATCTGTCGGCAACCCAGAAGATTGCCCCCATCGCATATTTTAACAGCTTCATTTTGCCGCTGTCCCTGAATATGAAGACGTCGAGCTCGCCGTCGTCAACCTTCGCCCGGTTGGTTATTACCATAGGCCCCGTATACCTGCGGGTATTGCT is part of the Candidatus Bathyanammoxibius amoris genome and encodes:
- a CDS encoding DUF4190 domain-containing protein, coding for MPDEETGSASGNFPKRRHKFALVAFILGIISIVMPILVPCAIAALVLGSIAIHQVSKDPERLRGKGLAIVGVATAGTSILYGIPLMAAIMIPYYMGAIEKAKAKKINVDIRYMQPADVRGNGNNVALRVE
- the mtnP gene encoding S-methyl-5'-thioadenosine phosphorylase, whose translation is MSRIGIIGGSGLYDIEGIKDVEKVDVDTPFGKPSGSFTTGKLAGRDVVFLPRHGSGHTIMPSELPFRANVYAMKKLGVEQIIAVSAVGSLKEEIRPLDIMIPDQFFDRTKARENTFFGGGIVAHVGFADPLCGAMGDALHRAAQQVGARVHRGGIYVCMEGPHFSTRAESETYRRLGASVIGMTNLQEAKLAREAEICYATLALLTDYDCWRVGEEDVTVEMIVANLMKNVETAKKIIKVGIPELPSARKCPCATALKDAIITRPDAIPEKRKKELELIIGKYVK
- a CDS encoding DUF364 domain-containing protein, which encodes MEILRELIGIIKDSGVIDELKPRPADVRVGVFYTGVKLSTGHAGIAYTPIHDLPDAVCCPRSHAKMPQAGELLDQDIDTLINYSLEEKSPLKAAIGVAALNALSAILLEKEECPYKVAALGNALDMVKINKNDTVGMIGAFPPFIKQLKGACKKLHVFEKNPWLKREEGVELQPETLEKEVLPGCDVLIITGVTIVNHTLGPILECGKGAREVVLVGPTASLYPEPFFRRGVTIMGGIRVTDADRVMNVLTEGGSGYDLFEKSADRVIIKKSPVAAY